A window of the Sabethes cyaneus chromosome 1, idSabCyanKW18_F2, whole genome shotgun sequence genome harbors these coding sequences:
- the LOC128745443 gene encoding odorant receptor 49b-like — MKVGRLDGLRDDELFGEKLEEIIMMQETAYRSAERLKRAFSPLLLLLYGSCIASLCTTMMVLTIVSRKHFNENMNNKTEFSGKAGGGQLLVKMIVSVWYTFFLIFSFSMLGTELTEASSSIADAVYETCWYNRPVNEQRLLMIVMLRSQRGAYLTATKFFVVNRASFAMAIESAYSYFTILRQFFASH; from the exons ATGAAGGTTGGCAGATTGGACGGGCTTCGGGATGATGAACTATTTGGTGAGAAGTTGGAAGAAATCATCATGATGCAGGAGACTGCATACAG GAGTGCTGAGCGGTTGAAAAGAGCTTTCAGTCCATTACTGCTGTTGCTTTACGGATCATGTATTGCTTCGCTTTGCACTACGATGATGGTGCTGACAATAGTAAGTCGAAAACATTTCAATGAGAATATGAATAATAAGACGGAGTTTTCCGGAAAGGCAGGAGGAGGTCAACTGCTAGTTAAAATGAtcgtttcagtttggtatacaTTTTTTCTAATATTCTCCTTCTCAATGCTAGGCACAGAGCTGACGGAAGCG AGTTCTTCTATTGCCGATGCCGTCTACGAAACTTGCTGGTATAATAGACCTGTCAATGAACAACGCTTACTGATGATTGTTATGCTGAGATCACAGCGGGGAGCATACCTTACAGCAACTAAGTTCTTCGTCGTAAACAGAGCGAGCTTCGCCATG GCTATTGAATCGGCTTATTCATACTTCACCATTCTAAGACAATTTTTTGCATCACACTAA